The following is a genomic window from Amycolatopsis sp. BJA-103.
GTTCACCGAGGTCGCGGAACTGGCCGCGGACGTCGGCACCGGGGTCGCACTGCTGATCGACGAGATCCAGGACCTGCTGCCCGAGGACGTTTCCGCGCTCTGCGCCGCCTGCCACGAGCTCTCGCAGTCCGGGGCGCCGCTGGTCGTGGTCGGCGCGGGACTGCCGCACGTGCCCGCAGTCCTCTCTGCGTCGAAGTCGTACTCCGAACGCCTCTTCCGCTACGCGCGCATCGACAGGCTCGAGCGCGAAGACGCCGACCTCGCGGTGATGGCGCCCATCGAACGCGAGGACGCGGGCATCGAACCGGAGGCGTTGGACGCGCTGTTCGACGCGTCCGGCGGCTACCCGTACTTCATCCAGGCTTACGGCAAGGCCGCCTGGGACGCCGCGCCCGCCGATCCGATCACCGTGAAGGACGTCCAGGTCGCCGCGCCGGAGGCCGAATCGGAACTCGCTGTCGGCTTCTTCGGCTCCCGCTACGAGCGCGCGACGCCCGCCGAACGCGAGTACCTGCTCGCGATGGCCGAGCTGACACAGGGCCGGGACGAGCCCGCCGGCACCGCCGATGTGGCCGTCTACCTGGGGCGCAAGCCGTCCTCACTGTCGCCGGCGCGGGACAGCCTGATGAAGAAGGGACTGGTGTACTCCGCCGAGCGCGGGCACATCGCCTTCACCGTCCCGCACTTCGGTCACTACCTGCTCGGCCGGGACTAGACCTTTCTCTCCTTCTCTAGCCTGATAGCTAGAAAGCCGTAGAGAGCGCTACTCGGTCACACTGGCTGGGTGACCAGGGTCTACTGGCGTGACGCAGTGCCGGAACGAGTCCCCACCACCGAGCGGCCGCCGAACTCAGCCGATGTCGTGGTGATCGGCGCCGGGTTCGCCGGTCTGTCGATCGCCCTAGACCTGCTGGAACATCGTCCCGGGAGCCGGGTCGTCGTCCTCGAAGCCCGGCACGCCGGATTCGGCGCGAGCGGACGGAACGCGGGCGGTGTGCTCCCGCTGGGCGTCCTGCCCTGGCTGGTGCCCGGCAGCGCGGGCCCGCATGACCCCCGCGAGATGCAGCGGCTCCTGCACGACCGCATCGACACCCGGATGCGGGAACTGCGCGACTCGCATCCGGCGGGTGAGATCACGCGGACGCGGATGCGGCTGATCGGCGGCTCCGCCTTCCTCGCCGCCGGGCTCGACGTGGTCGCGGACGCCGTCACCGCGTCCGGGATCGAGGTCGAGCAGGACGCGACGGGGTTCTCGCTCGAGTCGTGGACCATCCAGCCCGCCGCGCTCGCCGGCTCATTGGCCGCCGGGCTGGCCGCCGCCGGGGGAACGCTGGTCGAGAACACCCCGGTCGGCTCGGTCGAACCGGCGGACGACGGCGTCACCGTCCGGCTGCGGGGCGGGGGAGTCCTGCGCGCGGACCGCGCGGTGATCTGTTCGGGCGCTTACACCGGCGGGTTGTCCCTGCCGGATCCGCCGGCCGGCCGGGTGATCCACACGTACATGCGGGCCGGGGCGCCGGAGGCCGTCGACGACGACCTGTTCAGCACGGCACCCGGGCTCGGGATGGCCTATTGGCGGAGACACCGAGGACGACTGTTGTTCGGCGGCCTCGACCTCGGCGGGCTGACACCCGGCTCCGAGGCCGACGCCCTACCGAAGGCGCATCAGAAGGTCGACAGGCTGCTTGCGCGCCGGCTTCCCGCCGAGGCCGGGACACCGGCGACCCATCGCTGGGGCGGGCCCCTGCACGTCACTCCGGCCGAGGTCCCCCATCTGGCACGGTCCGCCGTCACCGAGCGCGTGGTCTACGCCGTCGGATTCGCCGGCAGCGGCGTCGCGCTCACCCTGACCGCGGGACCGCTCGTGCGCGACCTCGTCCTCGGCACCGAAGCGGCCGATCCGGAAGGTGTCGCGCTGCGAGAAGCGATGACGTCGACGATCATCCCGTGGCGCGGCGTCCTGGGCGTTCTCAGGCGGGGGCCGTCGAAGCTGGCGCGCCGCCTGCTCCATGAAGGTTTCTGAGGCCGTATAGCGAGGACGCTAGAGATGCCTGGCGTTATCAAGAAGTGACCGGCGACACCAAATCTCTCCGGATTTCCTCTCCTGTTGCCGACGATTCATCGGCGAGTGTGCCAAGTCACCGGATAATCGTTGGCTTCCTTGTGAAAAAGAGTGCATACTAGAGACACAGCCACCAAGACTCAAGACCCTCAAGGGGATGACTTAAACCGATGAACAACATCGCCGCCAAGCTCCGTGCCCGTCGCGCCGAGGCTCGCACTCGCCGGGCCCTGAACCGGGCGATCGACACCGCGGCCACCGCGACCGTTCGTCAGGAACTCATCGCTATTTCCCAGGCGCACCACACGCACATGCGCTGATCCGACAACAACCGTTGTAGGTGTCGCCCATTCGAGTGACCTACGACACATAGTGCGTGGGGTGTAACGCCGCGGAACGCAGCGTCGATACCCACTACGACCCCGTGATGCTGGCGGACCCCCGACCTGGCAGCATCACGGGGTTTCCATATGTCCGGATAGTCCCCGGAAATTCCTTGCCTTCGCAGCCTTGCGGAGTAATGTTTGACTTCGTCAACGAATCTGTTGAGGTGGTCAAATGAATCGATCCGCGGACCGGGTGGCGACCGTCCGGGCCTTCAACCGCCTGTACACCGGCGTGATCGGCGTCCTCGACGAAGGACCGGCCGACGCCGAGTACTCCCTGAGCGAAGCCAGGGTCATCTTCGAACTCGCGCAGCAGGATCCGACCCAGGTCACCGACCTGCGCAAACGTCTCGACCTCGATGCCGGGTACGCGAGCAGGCTCCTCGCCAGGCTGGAAGGACGCGGCCTCCTCACACGCGAACGCAGCGACGAGGACGCCCGCCGCCAGATCATCAGGCTGACCGAGAACGGCCAGAAGGCCTTCGCCGTCCTCGACGAACGCTCGGTGGGCCGGATCGGCTCGCTGCTCGGCCGGTTCGGCGAAGACGAGCAGGAGCGCCTGCTCGGCGCGATGGGCACGATCACCTCGCTGGTCGGCGAACGCGCGCCGGATCCCACGCTGGTCCTGCGCCCGCCACGGCCGGGTGACTTCGGCTGGGTGGTCCACCGCCACGGCGCCCTCTACTCCCGTGAGTACGGCTGGGACGAACGCTTCGAAGCTCTGGTCGCCCGCGTCGTCGCGGACTACGTCGACAACCGCGGCGAGCCCTGTCAAGCGGGCTGGATCGCCGAGCTCGACGGGGAGCGCGTCGGCAGCGTCTTCTGCATGCCCGCCGAAGACGGCACGACGGCGAAGCTGCGGATGCTGCTCCTCGAACCGGCCGC
Proteins encoded in this region:
- a CDS encoding ATP-binding protein; the protein is MDPIRNPFAPGAGQRPPELAGRLRELQAFEVVLERVARGRPERSLMLTGLRGVGKTVLLGELRSKAIKHGWGAGKIEARPDTELRRPLSAALHRAIRDLAVRHRAPDRVEQVLGVLKAFALRANKPDAKLRDRWQPGIDVPAAQGRADSGDIEIDLVELFTEVAELAADVGTGVALLIDEIQDLLPEDVSALCAACHELSQSGAPLVVVGAGLPHVPAVLSASKSYSERLFRYARIDRLEREDADLAVMAPIEREDAGIEPEALDALFDASGGYPYFIQAYGKAAWDAAPADPITVKDVQVAAPEAESELAVGFFGSRYERATPAEREYLLAMAELTQGRDEPAGTADVAVYLGRKPSSLSPARDSLMKKGLVYSAERGHIAFTVPHFGHYLLGRD
- a CDS encoding NAD(P)/FAD-dependent oxidoreductase; amino-acid sequence: MTRVYWRDAVPERVPTTERPPNSADVVVIGAGFAGLSIALDLLEHRPGSRVVVLEARHAGFGASGRNAGGVLPLGVLPWLVPGSAGPHDPREMQRLLHDRIDTRMRELRDSHPAGEITRTRMRLIGGSAFLAAGLDVVADAVTASGIEVEQDATGFSLESWTIQPAALAGSLAAGLAAAGGTLVENTPVGSVEPADDGVTVRLRGGGVLRADRAVICSGAYTGGLSLPDPPAGRVIHTYMRAGAPEAVDDDLFSTAPGLGMAYWRRHRGRLLFGGLDLGGLTPGSEADALPKAHQKVDRLLARRLPAEAGTPATHRWGGPLHVTPAEVPHLARSAVTERVVYAVGFAGSGVALTLTAGPLVRDLVLGTEAADPEGVALREAMTSTIIPWRGVLGVLRRGPSKLARRLLHEGF
- a CDS encoding bifunctional helix-turn-helix transcriptional regulator/GNAT family N-acetyltransferase; translation: MNRSADRVATVRAFNRLYTGVIGVLDEGPADAEYSLSEARVIFELAQQDPTQVTDLRKRLDLDAGYASRLLARLEGRGLLTRERSDEDARRQIIRLTENGQKAFAVLDERSVGRIGSLLGRFGEDEQERLLGAMGTITSLVGERAPDPTLVLRPPRPGDFGWVVHRHGALYSREYGWDERFEALVARVVADYVDNRGEPCQAGWIAELDGERVGSVFCMPAEDGTTAKLRMLLLEPAARGRGVGKRLVTECVEFARASGYAAMELWTVSLLDAARAVYEKAGFRLASEETIPGFGYELTGQTWRMEL